Proteins encoded within one genomic window of Streptomyces rubradiris:
- a CDS encoding adenosylcobinamide amidohydrolase, which produces MSAVIPPPRPATGLLQVRQHTRAEDDERLHSLLWRAGAGWRMISSAVLGGGIGERSWVLNAQVSHGYRRTDPDRHLAELARAAGAHGPGVGLMTAADVRAYGHASDGGAEAVATAGLGVRGWAASPAEGTAVAARPGTINIVVALPVALTDAALVNAVATATEAKVQALLAAGYDCSGTPTDAVCVAARSPRADTEVHAFAGPRSLWGARLARAVHEAVGTAARAGHP; this is translated from the coding sequence ATGTCCGCCGTCATTCCGCCGCCCCGCCCCGCGACCGGGTTGCTCCAGGTGCGGCAGCACACCCGGGCCGAGGACGACGAGCGGCTGCACAGCCTGTTGTGGCGGGCGGGCGCCGGCTGGCGGATGATCAGCAGCGCCGTGCTCGGCGGAGGGATCGGGGAGCGCTCCTGGGTGCTCAACGCGCAGGTGTCCCACGGCTACCGGCGCACCGACCCGGACCGCCACCTCGCCGAGCTGGCCCGCGCCGCGGGCGCCCACGGGCCGGGGGTCGGACTGATGACCGCCGCCGACGTCCGGGCGTACGGGCACGCCTCCGACGGCGGTGCGGAGGCGGTCGCCACCGCCGGGCTCGGGGTACGCGGCTGGGCCGCCTCCCCGGCCGAGGGCACGGCCGTGGCGGCACGGCCCGGCACGATCAACATCGTCGTCGCGCTGCCGGTGGCGCTGACCGACGCGGCACTGGTCAACGCCGTGGCGACCGCCACCGAGGCCAAGGTGCAGGCGTTGCTGGCGGCCGGCTACGACTGCTCCGGCACCCCCACGGACGCCGTGTGCGTGGCCGCCCGGTCCCCGCGCGCCGACACCGAGGTCCACGCGTTCGCCGGCCCCCGCTCCCTGTGGGGCGCGCGGCTGGCCCGCGCCGTCCACGAGGCCGTGGGCACCGCCGCCCGGGCCGGTCATCCGTGA
- a CDS encoding IclR family transcriptional regulator: MRRRAPADSCSVTARALRVLEAFAPDRPVLRLAEISRHTGLPLTTTHRLVKELTGWGALEREADGGYRIGLRLWEIASLAPRGLGLREAALPYLSDLAHITRENVQLAVREELSVVYVERLAGRDAVRVLTRVGGRFDLASTGVGLVLLAHAPREVQERVLSQPFARHTERTLCTPDEVRRALAEVRRTGVAISDRQVTMDAVSVAAPVCGPDRTAVAAVSVVAHVDAVNPHALVPLVQVAARGIARTLGARLGTSAV; encoded by the coding sequence ATGCGGCGCCGAGCCCCGGCCGACAGCTGCTCGGTGACGGCCAGGGCGCTGCGAGTGCTGGAAGCCTTCGCTCCGGACCGGCCCGTCCTGCGGCTCGCCGAGATCTCCCGCCACACCGGCCTGCCCCTCACCACCACGCACCGGCTGGTGAAGGAACTGACCGGCTGGGGCGCGCTCGAACGCGAGGCGGACGGCGGCTACCGCATCGGGCTGCGGCTGTGGGAGATCGCCTCGCTCGCCCCGCGCGGCCTGGGCCTGCGCGAGGCCGCCCTGCCGTACCTCTCCGACCTCGCGCACATCACCCGCGAGAACGTGCAGCTCGCCGTCCGCGAGGAATTGTCCGTCGTCTACGTGGAACGACTCGCCGGCCGTGACGCGGTCCGGGTCCTCACCCGCGTCGGCGGGCGATTCGACCTCGCGTCCACCGGCGTCGGCCTCGTCCTGCTCGCCCACGCACCCCGGGAGGTGCAGGAACGGGTGCTCTCCCAACCGTTCGCACGGCACACGGAGAGGACGCTGTGCACCCCGGACGAGGTGCGCCGCGCTCTCGCCGAGGTGCGCCGTACCGGGGTCGCCATCAGTGACCGGCAGGTGACGATGGACGCCGTGTCGGTCGCCGCCCCCGTGTGCGGGCCGGACCGTACCGCCGTCGCGGCCGTCTCGGTCGTCGCCCACGTCGACGCCGTGAACCCGCACGCCCTCGTCCCGCTGGTGCAGGTCGCGGCGCGCGGGATCGCACGGACTCTCGGGGCCCGGCTCGGTACCTCGGCCGTCTGA
- a CDS encoding PDR/VanB family oxidoreductase yields the protein MPGNTTTPPEAGLDLVVARRTDEAAGVVSLDLRRADGAPLPAWTPGAHIDLVLAPDLVRQYSLCSSPQDARVWRVAVLREKEGRGGSLHVHDKLSEGDPVRVRGPRNHFALEDADAYLFIAGGIGITPIVSMLERAERLGSAWELVYGGRTLASMAFHDVLGTRYGERVRIRPEDVYGLLDLDALLGTPRPGTLVYCCGPEPLLKAVEERCADWPADALHVERFTPGEPRVPLRDGAFEVELARSGITVTVPPDRSVLRAVEEAGVRVLSSCRAGTCGTCETTVLEGTVDHRDSLLTPAEREAHDTMMICVSRAAGPRLVLDL from the coding sequence ATGCCCGGAAACACCACCACGCCACCCGAGGCCGGACTCGACCTCGTCGTGGCCCGACGCACGGACGAGGCCGCCGGTGTGGTCTCGCTCGACCTGCGGCGGGCCGACGGCGCTCCGCTGCCCGCCTGGACGCCCGGCGCGCACATCGACCTCGTGCTCGCCCCGGATCTCGTACGGCAGTACTCGCTGTGCTCCTCGCCTCAGGACGCCCGCGTATGGCGTGTCGCCGTCCTGCGGGAGAAGGAAGGCCGCGGCGGTTCCCTGCACGTGCACGACAAGCTGTCCGAGGGCGATCCGGTCCGGGTGCGCGGCCCGCGCAACCACTTCGCCCTGGAGGACGCCGATGCGTACCTCTTCATCGCCGGCGGCATCGGCATCACCCCGATCGTCTCCATGCTGGAGCGGGCCGAACGGCTGGGCAGCGCATGGGAGTTGGTTTACGGAGGACGGACGCTCGCGTCGATGGCCTTCCATGACGTGCTCGGCACGCGGTACGGGGAGCGGGTGCGAATCCGGCCCGAGGACGTGTACGGGCTCCTCGACCTCGACGCGCTCCTGGGGACACCGCGCCCCGGCACACTCGTCTACTGCTGCGGGCCCGAACCGCTGCTCAAGGCCGTCGAGGAGCGGTGCGCCGACTGGCCGGCCGACGCCCTCCACGTCGAGCGGTTCACACCGGGGGAGCCTCGGGTGCCCCTGCGGGACGGGGCGTTCGAGGTCGAGCTGGCGCGGAGCGGCATCACGGTGACCGTCCCGCCGGACAGGTCCGTGCTGCGGGCGGTCGAGGAGGCCGGGGTGCGGGTCCTCTCCTCCTGCCGTGCGGGCACGTGCGGCACCTGTGAGACGACCGTGCTCGAAGGTACGGTCGACCACCGCGACTCCCTCCTCACCCCCGCCGAACGGGAGGCGCACGACACGATGATGATCTGCGTCTCCCGGGCGGCGGGCCCGAGGCTGGTCCTGGATCTGTGA